Within the Cryptococcus neoformans var. neoformans B-3501A chromosome 1, whole genome shotgun sequence genome, the region TGTCTTCCTCCGAAACCGTCTGAAGTACGCTCTCACTGGCCGTGAGGTCACTGCTATTGTTAAGCAGCGACTCATCAAGGTCGACGGCAAAGTCAGGACTGATGAGACCTTCCCCGCTGGTTTCATGGGtaggtgaagatggagcTTTGAAAATTGTTACTGGCTAATCATGACCCATAGATGTTATCTCCATCGAGCGATCTGGCGAGCACTTCCGTCTCCTCTACGACGTCAAGGGTCGATTCACCATTCACCGAATCACCCCCGAGGAGGCCACTTTCAAGCTCCTTAAGGTTCGAAAGCATCAGCTTGGTGCCAAGGGCGTTCCCCACATCGTTACCCACGATGGCCGAACCATCCGATACCCCGACCCTGCCATCAAGGTCAACGACACTGTCAAGTTCGACTTCGTTCAGAACAAAATCGTTGACCACATCAAGTTTGAGCCCGGAAACGTCGTCATGGTTACTGGCGGTCGTAACATGGGTCGATCTGGTGTGATCGTTCACAAGGAGAGGCACTTGGGTGGTTTCGACATTGTTCACGTCAAGGACGTGTTGGACAGGACCTTTGCTACTAGGTGAGTTGGCCAAATGTGCTTATTGGGCAATGGCTGACTGGAAATGCATAGGCTTTCCAACATTTTCGTCATTGGTGAGGGTTCCAAGGCCCAGGTGTCTTTGCCCAAGGGCAAGGGTGTCAAGCTCTCTATCGCCGAGGAGCGTGACCAAAGGAGGCGCCAGCGGGCTCAGGAGGCTTAAGGTGTATAGGGAGGCTTGTATTTCGGTGATGCAGACTCTTTCATGGCTGTTTTGGATTCCTTTCACTTCCAACTTCTCTCCAGTATAATCGCAATGTCTGTTGTCTTCGATCGACAAATGCTTACCATGACACTGTTTTACTCTTCAACCTTGAACACTACCCGAGCAGCTTGTACTTGTTAAATGTAGTTGTTCGCATTCGTCAAGTCCATTGATTTACATGGAAGAAATTGAACTACTGTTCATATATTTTTTCTTATCTTCCTTGCTGACGAAGCTTGAAAATTTCAATTATCTTGGATACCTAATACGAGACGCAGTACATAATATGTACTGTTGCGACTCTCATTCCCATTCATGCACGGCCGAACTTCTGGATACAGAGTTTCGATAGTCTTGCGGGTCCAACGATGAAATCTCATCGTACTATCAGCCGCAAACTTCCCCTATTACTTTCATTGGTCGTCTTTGTTTACTGGCATGATTTTATTGTTAATTCATATACTGCTACTGTGAGGGGATCTTCATGCTCATCAATATCGGAACTGCATGCAAATTTCACGAACACAACAGATAACCCTACACTTTCCAAATCCTACACAAGTCTGCGCCGTCGACGACCAAAGGCGCCATATCGCCCCCTTCCAgctccatcatccaagaCCCTCCATTCTCATATTGAGTTGTCCGTTGTTGACCCTTTTGTTCTGGTCCACCACCAATGACAACCACGACTTGTCCCTGACTGTCCGCCTTGGCTGGACGGAGATATTCTGCAGGTATCTCTTCTACGACTGACGGGTCATCCAAGAGTATCGCCCGCACGTTTTCGCCAATGATGTCGTTGTAGCCAAATCGTTTCCCGTCAAAGAATCCTCGCTTGAAATGCAAAGGGTTACGAGACCCGGGACGATAGGAAGGACCGATTTCCACGATAACGTTTCTGAAGTCGAGGGCCCAATCCCAGGGGAGACCTAAGCAGTCACGTGAGCAATGTGTATTATAAGCAAGGCTGGGGTACGCAAACCTACCTCGTTGCTGCTGAGCAGAAGCACCGTAGCTTTGAGCTCCATATGGTGTCGGAGCCCCAAACGGTGTAGGCGCAATACCAGCGCCCGGTCCAGGTGTAGGGGCTGAAAGAGAAGGCATACCGGGAGTCGGTGCAG harbors:
- a CDS encoding 40S ribosomal protein S4 (Match to ESTs gb|CF192356.1|CF192356, gb|CF191548.1|CF191548, gb|CF191486.1|CF191486; HMMPfam hit to KOW, KOW motif, score: 40.7, E(): 4e-09; HMMPfam hit to Ribosomal_S4e, Ribosomal family S4e, score: 129.4, E(): 8.1e-36), producing the protein MGRGPKKHLKRLAAPSSWMLDKLGGTYAPRPSPGPHKLRESLPLTVFLRNRLKYALTGREVTAIVKQRLIKVDGKVRTDETFPAGFMDVISIERSGEHFRLLYDVKGRFTIHRITPEEATFKLLKVRKHQLGAKGVPHIVTHDGRTIRYPDPAIKVNDTVKFDFVQNKIVDHIKFEPGNVVMVTGGRNMGRSGVIVHKERHLGGFDIVHVKDVLDRTFATRLSNIFVIGEGSKAQVSLPKGKGVKLSIAEERDQRRRQRAQEA